The following is a genomic window from Sedimenticola thiotaurini.
AAGACGGCCAGGTGGTCATCGGTCGTCCACCGGAACGGGTACTGGATATTCTCTGATGGCTAACATACTGATCCTTTACTACAGCCGTTACGGTGCCACCGCTGAGATGGCCCGGCAGATTGCCCGGGGCGTGGAAGAGGTGGCCGGCATGCAGGCCATACTCCGTACCGTACCGCCGGTCTCCCCGGTGTGCGAGGCGACCGAGCCGGCCGTGCCCGATAGCGGCGCACCCTACGTCTCCACAACCGATCTGGAGAGTTGTGACGGCCTGATCCTGGGCAGCCCGACCCGCTTCGGCAATATGGCGGCACCACTCAAGCACTTTATCGACAGCACCAGCCCGCTCTGGCTGACCGGCGCGCTGATCGGCAAACCGGCGGCGGTGTTCACCTCCAGCTCCAGCCTGCACGGCGGCCAGGAGACCACCCTGCTCTCCATGATGCTGCCCCTGCTGCATCACGGCATGCTGATCGCCGGACTCCCCTACAGCCAGACCGAACTGCTGCACACCACGACCGGGGGTACACCCTACGGCCCGAGCCACCTGGCCGGAGTGGACAGCAAACTGCCACTGTCAGACGACGAGAAACAGCTCTGCCAG
Proteins encoded in this region:
- the wrbA gene encoding NAD(P)H:quinone oxidoreductase, whose translation is MANILILYYSRYGATAEMARQIARGVEEVAGMQAILRTVPPVSPVCEATEPAVPDSGAPYVSTTDLESCDGLILGSPTRFGNMAAPLKHFIDSTSPLWLTGALIGKPAAVFTSSSSLHGGQETTLLSMMLPLLHHGMLIAGLPYSQTELLHTTTGGTPYGPSHLAGVDSKLPLSDDEKQLCQAMGKRVASIARKLASSD